A genomic region of Methylobacterium durans contains the following coding sequences:
- a CDS encoding dimethylmenaquinone methyltransferase, with the protein MPIDTTLRDALSAVTTASLARALMRRGLGACVPRGLRRRTGGTRAVGAAVTMRLIPARDEAGPSLAEAVEAVPEGAVVVIDAGGAGSALPFGAILAERLLRRGAAGLVVSGALPVGGSLPVWDCGEAPALAAPGLVLAGTNEPIGCAGAAVHPGDIVVGDGHGVAVVPPTIAEVVAFEAVEQQRLDLWILRAVENGGSLAGLLPPDEAALARFRAETENR; encoded by the coding sequence ATGCCGATCGACACGACCCTGCGGGATGCCCTGTCGGCCGTCACGACGGCGAGCCTCGCGCGGGCCCTGATGCGCCGGGGACTCGGCGCCTGCGTGCCGCGCGGCCTGCGCCGGCGCACGGGCGGCACGCGCGCGGTCGGCGCCGCCGTGACGATGCGCCTGATCCCGGCCCGCGACGAGGCGGGCCCCTCGTTGGCCGAGGCTGTCGAAGCCGTCCCGGAGGGCGCCGTGGTCGTGATCGATGCGGGAGGTGCCGGCAGCGCCCTCCCCTTCGGCGCGATCCTGGCCGAGCGCCTCCTGCGCCGCGGTGCAGCCGGACTCGTCGTCTCGGGCGCGCTGCCGGTCGGCGGCAGCCTGCCCGTCTGGGATTGCGGCGAGGCACCGGCGCTCGCGGCCCCCGGCCTCGTCCTCGCCGGCACGAACGAGCCGATCGGCTGCGCCGGCGCGGCGGTCCATCCGGGCGACATCGTGGTCGGCGACGGCCACGGCGTTGCCGTCGTGCCGCCGACGATCGCGGAGGTCGTCGCCTTCGAGGCGGTCGAGCAGCAGCGCCTCGACCTCTGGATCCTGCGCGCCGTCGAGAATGGCGGCAGCCTCGCGGGCCTGCTGCCGCCGGACGAGGCCGCCCTCGCCCGCTTCAGGGCCGAGACGGAGAACCGCTGA
- a CDS encoding YdcF family protein has translation MFFPLSKVIFFVLTPSNFLIFVGWLGLVLLVATRWRRTGAGLAGFGLGGLALAGLSPLPFLALAPLEQRFPAFAEDGAPPTGIIVLGGGVDSGLSEARRQIVVNDAGERPIYLADLARRFPSARLVFSGGSGSLSQGLSEAEIVGRMGDVLGAPRSRLILEHRSRNTRENALFTADLVKPKPGERWLLVTSAWHMPRSIGCFRQAGFEVTAFPVDYRTRGFADAFRFNSFASDGLLHLDLAVKEWIGLLAYRLAGYTSDAFPAPSPELVPEAAPEASPGAAASR, from the coding sequence ATGTTCTTCCCGCTTTCGAAGGTGATCTTCTTCGTCCTGACGCCGTCGAACTTCCTGATCTTCGTCGGATGGCTCGGGCTCGTTCTTCTCGTGGCGACGCGCTGGCGGCGCACCGGCGCGGGTCTCGCCGGCTTCGGCCTCGGCGGCCTCGCACTCGCCGGGCTCTCGCCCCTGCCCTTCCTGGCGCTCGCGCCCCTCGAGCAGCGCTTCCCGGCCTTCGCCGAGGACGGCGCCCCGCCCACCGGCATCATCGTCCTCGGCGGCGGCGTCGATTCCGGATTGTCCGAGGCGCGCCGCCAGATCGTCGTGAACGACGCGGGTGAGCGTCCGATCTACCTCGCCGACCTCGCCCGCCGTTTCCCGAGCGCGCGGCTCGTTTTCTCGGGTGGCAGCGGCAGCCTCAGCCAGGGCCTCTCCGAGGCCGAGATCGTCGGCCGCATGGGCGACGTGCTGGGCGCTCCGCGCTCACGCCTGATCCTGGAGCACCGCTCCCGCAACACCCGCGAGAACGCGCTCTTCACCGCCGATCTCGTCAAGCCGAAGCCCGGCGAGCGCTGGCTCCTCGTCACCTCCGCCTGGCACATGCCCCGGTCGATCGGCTGCTTCCGGCAGGCGGGTTTCGAGGTCACCGCCTTCCCGGTCGACTACCGGACGCGCGGCTTCGCCGACGCGTTCCGCTTCAACAGCTTCGCCTCGGACGGCCTCCTCCATCTCGACCTCGCGGTGAAGGAGTGGATCGGCCTTCTCGCCTACAGGCTCGCCGGCTACACCTCGGACGCGTTCCCGGCACCGTCGCCCGAACTGGTCCCCGAAGCCGCGCCCGAAGCGTCGCCCGGGGCGGCTGCCAGCCGGTAG